Below is a genomic region from uncultured Erythrobacter sp..
CGCAAGCTCGACCGCCTCGAAATGGCTATCCCAGTCGGGCGCATCGAACCGAGCAGCGCGCGCGGCTCTATCGGCCATGGAAACCGGCGTCTTGGCATGGGCGGCGACCGCCTCGATCCACGCTTGCTTGTCCGTCGGGCCTAGCAACAAGGGCATACCTTGCCCGATCTCGCGGAAAATTGGCGTGTCGCTGGCGATCACCGGGGTGCCCATCTGCAAAGCTTCGACCAGCGGTAGGCCGAAGCCTTCGGACAGGCTCGGAAACAGCAAAGCGGAGGCGTTGCGCATCAATTCGGCAAGCTCTTGATCGGTGCAGCTGTCATGCAGCTCGACATAGGGAGCGATTTCGGGTGCGCGCATCGGGGCGAGCAACTTGCCTGTCATCGGTCCCTTTTGCCCGACAACCACGAGCTTGGGCGTCTTTGCACCCATCTTCGCGGCAAGTTCGCGCCAGATATCAAACAGCAAAGCATGGTTCTTGCGCGGCTCGATAGTGCCAACGCAGAGGAAGTGGGGTTTCGCGGGCGGGCATAGCTCGGCCTGAAACGTCTCGCCTGCAATCGGTGATATCACCAGCGCGGCGAGCGTAAGCCCCTGCTCTGCGGCAAAGCGCCGAAGGTCATCGGCAACGTGGTGCGAGCTGACAATAATCCGATCAGCCTGCTGCAACGCCGCACGCGCCCTCTTGCGGTTGCGATTGGTGGCGATGGGACGCGACAGATCGGGATCGCGGATCGGGATCAGATCATGGATAAACACAGCCGAGCGGAGACCATTGTTCGCGATCCAGTCCCAATGCGCCTTCAGATCGAAATCGGTGTGGCTGACATTGAGATAGGTGAGGCCCGACAACTCCACCGCCGGCTTGCGCCCGGCGATGAGGCGCGGCGTCAAACGGGCGAACTTCCCGCGAAAACCCGCCGAAGGTGCGAGCAGCATGCCAAACAGCCGCTCGGACAATTCATGGTCAAGCACGCGGATCACTCCGCGCAGCTGCACCACCGCGAGCGCTCGGT
It encodes:
- a CDS encoding glycosyltransferase family 1 protein, with translation MRDTVRPVLLDVTRLIGRSWTGRRSTGIDRVCYAYLKHFRHRALAVVQLRGVIRVLDHELSERLFGMLLAPSAGFRGKFARLTPRLIAGRKPAVELSGLTYLNVSHTDFDLKAHWDWIANNGLRSAVFIHDLIPIRDPDLSRPIATNRNRKRARAALQQADRIIVSSHHVADDLRRFAAEQGLTLAALVISPIAGETFQAELCPPAKPHFLCVGTIEPRKNHALLFDIWRELAAKMGAKTPKLVVVGQKGPMTGKLLAPMRAPEIAPYVELHDSCTDQELAELMRNASALLFPSLSEGFGLPLVEALQMGTPVIASDTPIFREIGQGMPLLLGPTDKQAWIEAVAAHAKTPVSMADRAARAARFDAPDWDSHFEAVELAIAPSRLKTRGACETSLAA